The proteins below come from a single Nitrosospira sp. Is2 genomic window:
- a CDS encoding Crp/Fnr family transcriptional regulator: MQSLCNPRQNKILGRLPVDEFTRLLPFLDFVDMPHGQVIHEPGATLGEIYFPATSIVARIYELKSGLAKHVSMTGNEGISDIFFLSGGERSSATVIVQNPGYGYRIKAKILKKEFEAGGSLKDLLLGFSHALLLQTEQTAVEASQSVEQRLCLFFLMILDRLSDGSMAMTHEFLGYMLGVRRESVSGAAHVLQLEGAIRYRRGHITLVNRKAMEDRVNEGYAMLKKEYERLLPHALCYEPGSVDLLPS; encoded by the coding sequence ATGCAATCCTTGTGTAACCCGAGACAGAACAAGATCCTTGGGAGGCTACCAGTTGACGAATTCACGCGTTTATTACCGTTTCTTGATTTTGTCGACATGCCGCACGGCCAGGTTATCCATGAACCGGGCGCCACTTTAGGGGAGATTTATTTCCCTGCAACCTCTATCGTTGCGCGCATCTACGAGCTTAAATCTGGCCTCGCCAAGCACGTTTCCATGACTGGCAATGAAGGGATAAGCGACATATTCTTTTTGTCAGGCGGCGAGCGCTCATCCGCCACCGTCATAGTGCAAAACCCCGGCTACGGTTACCGGATTAAAGCAAAGATATTGAAAAAGGAATTCGAGGCAGGAGGCTCCTTAAAGGACTTATTGCTCGGTTTCAGCCACGCTTTGCTTCTTCAAACGGAGCAGACCGCGGTAGAAGCTTCCCAAAGTGTTGAGCAAAGACTGTGCTTGTTTTTCCTAATGATCCTGGATCGCTTATCGGATGGCTCCATGGCCATGACGCATGAATTTTTAGGCTATATGCTCGGGGTGCGTCGCGAGAGTGTGAGCGGGGCGGCCCACGTCCTACAGTTGGAAGGGGCCATACGATACAGGCGGGGACATATCACCTTGGTCAATCGAAAAGCGATGGAAGACCGGGTTAACGAGGGCTATGCGATGCTCAAAAAGGAATACGAGCGCCTGCTGCCTCACGCACTTTGTTACGAACCCGGTAGCGTGGATTTGTTGCCGAGCTAA
- a CDS encoding HU family DNA-binding protein, translated as MTRKEFIQTMATKTGSSKADMELTVGALLEVLSDTLKKGDLVSFPGFGSFEVRERPAYKGRNPRTDEELQIEASKISDIHGRRYRILVAAFISSATNPRYRVRNKVREAAGARIPF; from the coding sequence ATGACTCGAAAAGAATTCATCCAAACCATGGCAACAAAGACGGGTTCCAGCAAAGCTGACATGGAACTAACCGTTGGGGCACTGCTCGAGGTCCTTTCTGATACGCTGAAGAAAGGCGACTTGGTATCATTTCCCGGTTTTGGCAGCTTCGAAGTACGCGAACGCCCCGCGTACAAGGGGCGCAATCCCAGGACGGACGAAGAACTGCAAATTGAAGCCTCTAAAATTTCCGACATTCACGGCAGGCGCTACAGGATTCTAGTTGCCGCTTTCATTAGCTCGGCAACAAATCCACGCTACCGGGTTCGTAACAAAGTGCGTGAGGCAGCAGGCGCTCGTATTCCTTTTTGA
- a CDS encoding hemerythrin domain-containing protein gives MTQKKTANAGGRKSGSDVLKLLKADHARVKKLFKDFEELKEKKNNSEKKGEIVQQICAELTLHAEAEEAVFYPAAREAIDDEDLMDEADVEHAGTKDLIAQLQAMSPDDDHYDAKVTVLSEYITHHVEEEETEMFPKIEKSDMDRQEVGEGIKQFKEEHEEELKPGTPSAAGKKGV, from the coding sequence ATGACTCAGAAAAAAACAGCCAATGCTGGCGGACGCAAATCGGGTTCGGACGTACTCAAATTGCTCAAGGCGGACCATGCAAGAGTAAAGAAGTTATTCAAGGATTTTGAGGAGTTGAAAGAGAAGAAGAACAACAGTGAAAAGAAAGGTGAAATCGTCCAGCAAATTTGTGCTGAATTAACGCTTCATGCAGAGGCCGAAGAAGCGGTATTTTATCCCGCGGCCCGTGAAGCGATCGATGATGAGGATTTGATGGATGAAGCAGATGTAGAGCACGCCGGCACAAAAGACTTGATTGCTCAGCTACAAGCAATGAGTCCCGACGATGACCATTACGATGCGAAGGTAACGGTTCTCAGCGAATACATAACGCACCATGTCGAGGAAGAAGAAACAGAGATGTTTCCCAAGATCGAAAAGAGTGATATGGACCGGCAGGAAGTAGGGGAAGGGATTAAACAATTCAAGGAAGAGCACGAGGAAGAATTGAAGCCTGGCACTCCCAGCGCTGCCGGAAAGAAAGGCGTATAA
- a CDS encoding DUF4113 domain-containing protein produces the protein MESLQELREAISYHAANAAQRLRKQGLFAKAVSVFIQNSPFDQAAFYGRTDMVALPALTECTLQITNAALGLLKKMYKREVYYQKAGVMLLELVPQEGQQTDLFAYSSSSNKSGRLMNSVDRINGKYRRSTVHLASEGVDRTWSMRRSFKSPNYTGDWDELPVLS, from the coding sequence GTGGAGAGCCTGCAGGAGCTACGGGAAGCCATCAGCTATCATGCTGCTAACGCCGCCCAGCGACTGCGCAAGCAGGGCCTGTTTGCCAAAGCCGTTTCCGTATTTATCCAGAACAGTCCGTTCGACCAGGCAGCGTTCTACGGCAGAACGGACATGGTAGCCCTGCCTGCCCTAACGGAATGCACCCTGCAAATTACCAATGCTGCGCTCGGGCTGTTGAAGAAGATGTACAAGCGCGAAGTGTATTACCAAAAGGCTGGAGTGATGCTGTTGGAGTTGGTGCCCCAAGAAGGACAGCAGACAGACCTCTTTGCATACTCATCCAGCAGCAACAAGTCCGGGAGGCTGATGAATTCGGTGGATCGTATCAACGGGAAGTACCGGCGCAGCACCGTTCATCTTGCCTCGGAGGGAGTCGACCGAACCTGGTCAATGCGGCGCAGCTTCAAGAGTCCGAACTACACGGGGGATTGGGACGAGCTGCCAGTGTTGAGCTGA
- a CDS encoding LexA family protein: MSPYGEKTTVIRVPASLKSDVLVYLEPFRKTSSQDNNSTDGEFPQAISNPRPPRPICSGKILAGQSRFPSPAQDYEQKTLDLNDRFIANPPATFFFTVKGDSMVGAGIFDGATLIVDRSLRPKSSNIVIADVDGEWMVKRLYNAAGSSSCYRRTPLISPSFSRKGRNSSSSVW, encoded by the coding sequence ATGAGCCCGTACGGAGAGAAGACCACAGTCATCCGGGTGCCCGCCAGCCTCAAGTCCGATGTGCTGGTTTATCTTGAGCCGTTTCGTAAAACATCGAGCCAGGACAACAATAGCACCGACGGCGAGTTTCCCCAGGCCATTTCCAATCCCCGGCCTCCGCGTCCCATCTGTAGCGGCAAGATACTGGCAGGCCAATCTCGCTTTCCGTCCCCCGCACAGGACTACGAGCAGAAAACGCTCGATCTCAACGACCGCTTCATTGCCAACCCTCCGGCCACCTTCTTCTTTACCGTCAAGGGGGATTCCATGGTTGGCGCCGGCATCTTCGATGGCGCCACACTGATTGTCGACCGCTCACTCAGGCCCAAATCCTCCAACATCGTCATCGCGGATGTGGATGGCGAATGGATGGTCAAGCGCCTGTACAACGCAGCGGGGTCATCAAGCTGTTATCGGAGAACCCCCTTAATAAGCCCATCGTTCTCAAGGAAGGGCAGGAACTCATCATCTTCGGTGTGGTGA
- a CDS encoding ribbon-helix-helix domain-containing protein codes for MSTSSKPVRSKQRMPEETIPVGKPANNRRERLKGTVMIGGQYLPQVRSALLLVQAQPQNVGRTLQDLLGEAINDVCAKYNIAQPYHSQTLNNLCIPPPPLPSRSAVPMRCRRKK; via the coding sequence ATGTCCACAAGCAGTAAGCCCGTGCGCAGTAAGCAACGGATGCCGGAAGAAACTATTCCTGTCGGAAAACCAGCGAACAACCGGCGAGAAAGGCTTAAGGGAACGGTAATGATTGGTGGGCAATATTTGCCACAGGTGCGGTCCGCGTTGCTCCTCGTGCAAGCACAGCCTCAGAACGTAGGGCGGACCCTACAAGATTTGCTAGGGGAAGCAATCAACGACGTTTGCGCTAAGTACAACATCGCTCAGCCGTATCACAGCCAGACATTAAATAATCTATGCATTCCTCCTCCACCACTGCCTTCGCGAAGTGCGGTGCCAATGAGGTGCCGGAGAAAGAAGTAG
- a CDS encoding helix-turn-helix transcriptional regulator, with amino-acid sequence MAKNENFSDPRVLFGKKLAWLRKERGWSQEQLALESGIARSYLGGVERGQRNISLLNICRLAKTLNVPVSRLMDFYT; translated from the coding sequence ATGGCGAAAAATGAGAACTTCTCTGATCCGCGGGTCTTGTTTGGAAAAAAACTTGCTTGGCTGCGTAAAGAACGCGGCTGGTCGCAAGAGCAGCTTGCTCTTGAAAGTGGAATAGCTCGCAGCTATTTGGGGGGAGTTGAACGTGGCCAAAGAAACATATCCCTTCTCAATATTTGTCGTCTAGCCAAAACCCTTAATGTGCCAGTGTCTCGACTGATGGATTTCTACACTTAA
- a CDS encoding integrase family protein — MTKVVHLTVEGIARTKLPVKGMKWLSDTDGGRGSGRLYARISASGARDFYFRYTTSSGERVARPLGQFARTPEPGKLTLTQAREEVSLLRAKYKNEPDRDLRAGEKREALVREEAEAARVATEIELAETVKAKERYTVAALADTYLQHLRRLGKPSARDVESIFRNHLHGTEGATRMAADLSAKEVAALLRRVVDAGHGRTAAKFRSYLRAAYALALNAELDASVSSEFLPFRVQSNPVASTGSLSHYNNAREQTLTEEELRAYWRRLDKLKSEPIRAALKLALLLGGQRGTQLLRLQRADVDLEGGQMRLYDGKGRRKRPRIHELPLTEEAVVILQPMVQRAEALGCNWIFTSNGTVPIVPDTLAATVSKIAEEMVKGHETRFSFIPSDIRRTVETLLASKGISREIRAQIQSHGLSGVQVRHYDRHDYRDEKRRVLEFLVALLDGRRDVKVVPLIVKSLDHQRGSESYRHPLV; from the coding sequence ATGACGAAGGTAGTTCACCTAACGGTTGAGGGGATAGCGCGGACGAAGCTGCCGGTGAAGGGAATGAAATGGCTGTCGGATACGGACGGAGGTAGAGGTTCAGGACGTTTGTATGCCCGTATCTCAGCATCTGGAGCACGGGATTTTTATTTCCGTTATACAACTTCCTCAGGCGAACGGGTCGCCCGCCCGTTAGGCCAGTTTGCTCGCACACCTGAGCCGGGAAAGCTAACACTTACCCAAGCAAGAGAGGAAGTGAGCCTTCTGCGAGCAAAGTACAAAAACGAACCGGATCGCGACTTGCGGGCGGGGGAGAAGCGTGAAGCGCTGGTGCGTGAAGAAGCTGAGGCAGCGCGGGTTGCTACCGAAATTGAACTGGCGGAAACGGTTAAAGCAAAAGAGCGTTACACCGTCGCTGCGTTGGCCGATACATATTTGCAGCACTTGCGAAGGCTAGGCAAACCATCGGCACGCGACGTGGAAAGTATTTTCCGGAATCATTTGCACGGCACCGAAGGGGCAACACGGATGGCTGCCGATCTAAGCGCGAAGGAGGTGGCCGCATTGTTGCGTCGCGTTGTTGACGCGGGGCATGGTCGTACAGCGGCGAAGTTCAGAAGCTACCTGCGTGCCGCCTATGCGCTTGCCTTGAATGCAGAACTTGATGCGAGTGTGTCCAGTGAATTTCTACCGTTTAGAGTTCAATCCAATCCTGTGGCGTCAACAGGGAGTCTATCCCACTACAACAACGCGCGCGAGCAGACATTGACAGAAGAAGAATTGCGCGCCTACTGGCGGCGGCTTGATAAACTCAAGTCAGAACCTATTCGCGCGGCTTTAAAGCTCGCGCTGCTTCTCGGCGGACAGCGGGGGACGCAGTTACTGAGACTTCAAAGAGCCGATGTGGATCTCGAGGGCGGACAGATGCGACTATATGACGGCAAAGGCCGGCGTAAAAGACCACGTATTCATGAACTGCCATTGACAGAGGAAGCTGTGGTCATCCTCCAGCCGATGGTCCAACGGGCTGAAGCGCTGGGCTGTAACTGGATTTTCACTTCTAACGGAACAGTACCAATCGTTCCCGATACGCTTGCAGCAACCGTGAGCAAAATAGCTGAGGAAATGGTAAAAGGCCATGAGACCCGATTTTCGTTTATACCCTCGGACATTCGCCGCACAGTTGAGACCCTATTGGCCAGTAAGGGTATTTCGCGTGAGATTCGCGCCCAAATTCAATCGCATGGGCTATCCGGCGTGCAGGTCCGCCACTATGACAGGCATGACTACCGGGATGAAAAACGACGCGTATTAGAGTTCTTGGTGGCCCTACTTGATGGCAGGCGCGACGTAAAAGTGGTCCCGCTCATAGTCAAGTCGCTTGACCACCAGCGGGGGTCGGAGTCGTACCGGCATCCACTCGTGTGA
- a CDS encoding recombinase family protein, translated as MKIGYARVSTQDQDLALQLDALIKEGCERIFQEKASGAQRDRPELKAALSYMRKGDTLVVWKIDRLARSMKQLIETIESFQERGIGLKSLQDPIDTSSPSGKLVFHIFAALAEFERGVIRERTTAGLRAARERGRVGGRPPALSANDLQAAKAMLKNADITVAAVARRLNVAASTLYRHIPHARTASLETDERAGLLATE; from the coding sequence ATGAAAATTGGTTATGCACGGGTAAGCACCCAGGATCAGGACTTGGCCTTACAGCTTGATGCCTTGATTAAAGAAGGGTGTGAGAGGATTTTTCAGGAAAAAGCGTCGGGTGCACAACGGGATCGGCCTGAGCTAAAAGCTGCGCTGTCCTATATGCGCAAGGGCGACACATTGGTGGTCTGGAAAATTGATAGACTTGCCCGCTCTATGAAACAGCTCATCGAAACGATTGAATCATTCCAGGAACGAGGAATAGGGCTTAAATCGCTGCAGGACCCCATCGATACCAGTTCACCCAGCGGGAAACTGGTCTTCCATATTTTCGCAGCCCTTGCCGAATTCGAACGCGGTGTCATCCGTGAGCGAACTACTGCGGGCTTGAGAGCCGCACGGGAACGCGGTCGTGTGGGTGGTAGGCCGCCCGCACTGTCAGCCAACGACCTCCAGGCAGCCAAGGCAATGCTGAAGAATGCTGATATCACTGTTGCTGCTGTCGCCCGTCGATTAAACGTAGCTGCATCCACACTTTACCGTCATATTCCCCACGCACGAACTGCAAGCCTCGAGACAGACGAAAGGGCGGGTTTGCTAGCGACAGAATAA
- a CDS encoding RtcB family protein produces the protein MKNIYREEGFRPIKAWTDVEDDALAQARNLARLPFIDQHGIALMPDCHLGKGTTVGTVIATDKAIIPAAVGVDIGCGMNAVRLSLKASDLPDSLLSIRRQIERDVPLGAGGSRRKPVALGKLSSALNQGRGYKRWYGRFAQSRKTDEISLVKKAESQLGTLGSGNHFIELCTDENQDVWVMLHSGSRGIGNMIGSYFIEKARRRMERLSIHLPDGDLAWLAEGEDDFDDYVEAVNWAQDYALENRRIMMETTIAALRRHIPIKFTLTREAINCHHNYVEKETHFGRNLWVTRKGAIRARVDDLGIIPGSMGQRSYIVRGKGELESYCSCSHGAGRKMSRSQARSIFTVADLVQQTKGVECRKDKMVLDELPSSYKDIDEVMANQADLVEVVHTLKAVMCVKGS, from the coding sequence ATGAAGAATATTTATCGTGAGGAAGGATTCAGACCCATCAAGGCCTGGACTGATGTTGAAGACGACGCACTTGCCCAAGCCAGGAATCTTGCGCGACTGCCTTTTATAGATCAACACGGCATCGCCCTGATGCCCGATTGCCATCTTGGCAAAGGTACGACGGTAGGCACCGTTATCGCAACGGACAAAGCCATCATTCCAGCCGCGGTAGGTGTCGATATCGGCTGCGGCATGAATGCCGTCCGCCTTTCCCTCAAAGCTTCGGACCTGCCCGATTCGTTACTCTCTATCCGTCGCCAGATTGAACGTGATGTTCCCCTGGGTGCTGGTGGAAGCCGCAGAAAGCCGGTTGCACTGGGCAAGCTTTCCTCAGCGCTTAATCAGGGTCGTGGCTACAAGCGATGGTACGGGCGTTTCGCACAGAGTCGAAAGACCGATGAGATCAGTTTGGTAAAAAAGGCCGAATCACAACTCGGAACCTTGGGCTCAGGCAATCACTTCATCGAGTTGTGCACAGATGAGAATCAGGACGTGTGGGTGATGCTCCATTCTGGTTCCCGGGGTATTGGCAACATGATTGGAAGCTATTTCATCGAAAAAGCCCGGCGCCGGATGGAACGCCTTTCCATTCACCTGCCGGATGGCGATCTTGCATGGCTGGCAGAAGGCGAGGATGACTTCGACGATTATGTGGAAGCTGTTAACTGGGCACAGGACTATGCGCTCGAGAACCGGCGGATCATGATGGAGACCACGATAGCAGCGCTACGCCGCCACATTCCCATCAAATTTACCCTTACCCGGGAAGCCATCAACTGTCACCACAATTATGTGGAAAAGGAAACGCACTTTGGGCGAAATTTATGGGTGACGCGCAAGGGAGCAATACGTGCGCGCGTGGACGATCTGGGTATTATTCCCGGCTCGATGGGCCAGCGGAGCTATATAGTGCGGGGGAAGGGAGAACTTGAATCCTACTGCTCCTGCTCACACGGTGCGGGCCGTAAAATGTCCCGCAGTCAGGCCCGAAGTATATTTACAGTGGCCGACCTGGTTCAGCAGACCAAAGGGGTCGAGTGTCGCAAGGATAAAATGGTGTTGGACGAGTTACCCTCATCGTATAAGGACATCGATGAGGTGATGGCAAACCAGGCAGACCTGGTGGAAGTAGTACACACGTTAAAAGCAGTGATGTGCGTCAAAGGAAGCTGA
- a CDS encoding DUF4113 domain-containing protein codes for MEAVDQINRKYARSTIHLASEGVDRTWSMRRSFKSPNYTGDWNELPVVS; via the coding sequence ATGGAAGCGGTCGATCAGATCAACAGGAAATACGCGCGGAGTACCATTCATCTAGCATCTGAGGGAGTTGACCGTACGTGGTCCATGCGGCGCAGCTTCAAGAGTCCCAATTACACCGGGGACTGGAATGAGCTGCCGGTGGTGAGCTGA